A single Oleidesulfovibrio alaskensis DSM 16109 DNA region contains:
- a CDS encoding alpha-2-macroglobulin family protein → MTSSARLVSACRVFLCAMLFAALAVLAGCGSDTEERSDRQPSAAHNAAANATSEIPHEQQTVAAQEPPEFSYTGATLAESENGPEICFDFTQALDASGNVSYQDYIRSAAGLTVSRIQAQRMCLTGGKAGDTIAVTLRAGLPAASGDVLASDAEVSISLRNLKPSVNFERGFVLPRGSARGLPVTTVNTENCWLAVLRMPPHAITQVYGDILSGRRFNPWDVVQLNRTQAALAWNGTMQVVPKLNEPVTTLFPVRDVAIRNKPGLYFIIGSPAPLAPSSGTFSYEDLPEEVGGQLVLETDLALTTYQGTDGMTVSVRSYATAQPVSGVTLTLISRNLEELGTAVTDRQGMASFAAGLTRGQGAAEPVLLTAAREDDTALLDLRGTPLDLSDRGIEGRTPIQGVDAYLYTDRGVYRPRETVNLMAMLRTPQGAAVTDAPLTVTVVRPDGKIYRRTTVQRQEQGAAHLPVHLSETALRGRWQATAHIDPQGPPVGEVFFQVEDFVPERLAVSLHTAQSAITPQTPAAVAVQADFLYGAPGNGLQAEAETTLRPDPAPFKGAYAGYLFGDVTARPLRMDNEVPPTDETGKTALQISLADLTAAASARRAETQLLLDQPALADITVRVQEPGGRTTRAAVSVPVLARKEYIGLRPLFRDGYAPVGQPARFEAVCVDAGGRTTGLDNATVTWKRISVSWQWSRTGGSWRYERVERVAETRTEPLAVTADAPAHISRMLDWGRYQIEISAPGQKQTVAYTFNVGWGAETDDDRPDRLDVRLDSPLYKAGSQARLHIDSPVAGKATVVIANERVLDVITADIPAGGGTVDLPVRQDWGAGAYALVTLHQPLQQRTGRSPVRAVGVSWIPVDMAEHTLAVSIASPERIRPRSTVSVPVRIQGGAGAHVTLAAVDEGILQLTRFSSPSPDGYFFAKRRLGVTMRDDYGRLIEGEGTTGTIRQGGDMAGASGSLEAVPLRIVSLFSGVVTADSSGLASIPLEIPEFQGRLRLMAVAWNTAGVGSASAHMTVRDPLVQDIILPRFLAPQDTAQATVLLHNLEAAEGTYTVTLAGNGTLSVSPADLKVTLKQGQRVLLPVTVSAQGNGQGSISALVQGPEFRADLHRDMTVRPAFGHQTVRSSVTLDPGSSLAIDTALLEKTLLAQGLTTNHILKGTLETSVQAGSVPGADVPSLLRWLDRYPYGCLEQTASRAMPLLYLRQVAAMSGLEETSPAAERIRDAIDRIGDMQNPDGSLNMWPGDTWRADPWTTVYAMDFLTRAALEGHNVPEPVLDGARKYLTAVARSGSYGASPEAMAYAYRVLAQSGVLLTADMRYFHDSSPQLDSTGWASLGRAFDLVGDRPRAASSFDRAGAVIASGVRPQNAQPAPYGTGKRNLAFAVAAAAESGRVQLAAELLQRGGGFGPDNGLMRTTTQEAGWKLLAVHGLLKEAERTQVTLDGRPVTTRGGFSIIRLPESAFLQSGGSAPALGNAGEGIAWVTTAFDFALAAPRPAVTHKSLSLKREYLTFEGQPVDTATVRRNDRFIVRLTLRALQSQHRQIVVQDLLPAGLEVESIIPQNNAAQPWLKPTAASLLQRQDDRVVAVYDFERLPWNNARGREPLVAAYIVRAVTAGSFTIPPASAEDMYDPQFAVRGEAGSMTIAP, encoded by the coding sequence ATGACTTCATCAGCACGCCTTGTATCCGCATGCCGTGTCTTTCTTTGCGCCATGCTGTTCGCGGCCCTGGCTGTTCTGGCCGGATGCGGTTCCGATACGGAAGAACGCTCTGACAGGCAGCCCTCCGCGGCGCACAACGCCGCTGCCAATGCCACATCTGAAATACCGCACGAACAGCAGACAGTTGCCGCACAGGAACCGCCCGAGTTCAGCTATACGGGAGCGACCCTTGCAGAATCGGAAAACGGCCCGGAAATATGCTTTGACTTCACACAGGCACTGGATGCTTCCGGCAATGTATCCTATCAGGACTACATACGCTCCGCCGCAGGACTGACGGTATCGCGCATTCAGGCGCAGCGCATGTGCCTGACCGGCGGCAAAGCCGGAGACACCATTGCGGTGACGCTGCGCGCCGGGTTGCCTGCCGCATCGGGAGATGTTCTGGCGTCGGACGCCGAAGTCAGCATATCACTGCGCAACCTCAAGCCTTCGGTAAACTTTGAGCGCGGTTTTGTACTGCCGCGCGGTTCTGCCCGCGGGCTGCCCGTGACCACCGTAAACACCGAAAACTGCTGGCTGGCCGTGCTGCGCATGCCGCCCCACGCCATCACGCAGGTATATGGTGATATTCTTTCGGGCAGACGCTTCAACCCGTGGGATGTGGTTCAGCTCAACCGCACGCAGGCCGCGCTGGCATGGAACGGTACCATGCAGGTGGTGCCCAAGCTCAACGAACCGGTTACCACGCTGTTTCCCGTACGCGACGTGGCCATCCGCAATAAACCGGGACTGTATTTCATTATCGGATCACCCGCTCCGCTGGCGCCCTCTTCCGGCACATTCAGCTATGAAGACCTGCCCGAAGAAGTGGGCGGGCAACTTGTACTGGAAACCGACCTTGCCCTTACAACCTATCAGGGCACTGACGGCATGACAGTGTCTGTGCGTTCCTATGCCACCGCACAGCCTGTGTCCGGTGTCACGCTGACACTGATCAGCCGCAATCTTGAAGAACTGGGCACAGCCGTCACCGACAGGCAGGGCATGGCCTCGTTTGCCGCCGGTCTCACCCGCGGTCAGGGTGCCGCGGAACCCGTGCTGCTGACCGCTGCCAGAGAAGACGACACCGCCCTGCTGGACCTGCGGGGCACTCCGCTCGATCTTTCCGACCGCGGCATAGAGGGGCGCACTCCCATTCAGGGTGTTGATGCCTATCTGTACACCGACCGGGGCGTATACCGCCCGCGCGAAACCGTTAACCTGATGGCCATGCTGCGCACCCCGCAGGGAGCGGCCGTCACAGATGCCCCGCTGACTGTCACCGTCGTCAGGCCCGACGGCAAAATCTACCGCCGCACCACCGTACAGCGGCAGGAGCAGGGAGCGGCGCATCTGCCTGTACATCTTTCGGAAACAGCCCTGCGCGGCCGCTGGCAAGCCACGGCCCACATCGACCCGCAGGGGCCACCCGTGGGCGAGGTGTTCTTTCAGGTGGAAGACTTTGTGCCGGAACGCCTTGCCGTGAGCCTGCACACCGCGCAGAGCGCCATAACGCCGCAGACCCCCGCCGCAGTCGCCGTGCAGGCCGACTTTCTGTACGGCGCTCCGGGCAACGGTCTGCAGGCCGAGGCCGAAACAACGCTGCGGCCCGACCCTGCTCCGTTCAAGGGAGCCTATGCGGGGTACCTTTTCGGCGACGTCACCGCCCGTCCGCTGCGCATGGACAACGAAGTTCCCCCCACAGACGAAACAGGCAAAACAGCGCTGCAGATATCTCTTGCCGACCTCACCGCGGCAGCGTCCGCCCGCCGGGCCGAAACGCAGCTGCTGCTGGACCAGCCCGCGCTGGCAGACATAACCGTGCGCGTGCAGGAACCCGGCGGAAGAACCACCCGTGCCGCTGTTTCCGTACCCGTACTTGCGCGCAAGGAGTACATAGGCCTGCGGCCTCTGTTCCGCGACGGATACGCCCCCGTGGGGCAACCCGCCCGGTTTGAAGCCGTCTGCGTGGATGCAGGCGGACGCACCACGGGGCTGGATAACGCCACCGTCACATGGAAGCGCATCAGCGTTTCGTGGCAGTGGTCGCGCACCGGCGGCAGCTGGCGCTACGAACGTGTGGAACGCGTGGCCGAAACCCGCACCGAACCGCTGGCAGTTACGGCGGACGCTCCCGCACACATCAGCCGTATGCTTGACTGGGGCCGGTACCAGATAGAAATCAGTGCCCCCGGACAGAAGCAGACAGTGGCATACACATTTAATGTCGGCTGGGGTGCAGAAACCGATGACGACAGGCCGGACAGGCTGGATGTCCGTCTGGACAGCCCGCTGTACAAGGCCGGTTCGCAGGCGCGCCTGCACATCGATTCCCCTGTGGCGGGCAAGGCCACGGTGGTCATTGCCAACGAGCGGGTGCTGGATGTCATCACGGCGGACATACCCGCCGGAGGCGGCACGGTTGACCTTCCTGTACGGCAGGACTGGGGGGCGGGCGCCTACGCGCTGGTAACGCTGCACCAGCCCCTGCAGCAGCGCACCGGACGCTCGCCCGTGCGTGCCGTGGGTGTTTCATGGATACCCGTGGACATGGCGGAGCACACTCTGGCGGTAAGCATAGCATCGCCGGAGCGCATCCGCCCGCGCAGCACGGTCTCGGTACCTGTGCGCATACAGGGCGGTGCCGGAGCGCATGTCACGCTGGCCGCCGTGGATGAAGGCATTCTGCAGCTCACACGCTTTTCGTCCCCTTCTCCGGACGGATACTTTTTTGCCAAACGCCGGCTGGGTGTCACCATGCGCGACGACTACGGCAGGCTGATAGAAGGCGAAGGCACCACGGGGACCATCCGGCAGGGCGGCGACATGGCCGGAGCATCCGGTTCGCTGGAGGCAGTACCGCTGCGCATCGTGTCGCTGTTCAGCGGCGTGGTGACGGCCGACAGTTCCGGCCTTGCCAGCATCCCTCTTGAAATTCCCGAATTTCAGGGCAGGCTGCGGCTTATGGCCGTGGCATGGAACACTGCCGGTGTCGGTTCCGCTTCGGCGCACATGACGGTACGCGACCCGCTGGTGCAGGATATTATTCTGCCGCGTTTCCTCGCGCCGCAGGACACGGCACAGGCAACCGTACTGCTGCACAATCTCGAGGCGGCGGAAGGCACCTACACTGTGACGCTGGCAGGTAACGGCACCCTTTCCGTCAGTCCGGCAGACCTCAAGGTCACACTCAAACAGGGGCAGCGGGTACTGCTGCCCGTGACTGTAAGCGCACAGGGCAACGGACAGGGCAGTATCAGCGCTCTTGTACAGGGGCCGGAATTCCGTGCCGACCTGCACCGCGACATGACAGTACGGCCCGCGTTCGGCCATCAGACAGTACGCAGTTCCGTCACGCTTGATCCCGGGTCATCCCTTGCCATCGACACGGCCCTGCTTGAAAAAACACTTCTGGCACAGGGCCTTACCACGAACCACATTCTGAAAGGAACGCTGGAGACATCCGTGCAGGCCGGCTCTGTTCCCGGAGCGGATGTGCCGTCGCTGCTGCGCTGGCTTGACCGCTACCCTTATGGTTGTCTGGAGCAGACAGCCAGCCGCGCCATGCCGCTTCTGTACCTGCGGCAGGTGGCTGCCATGAGCGGACTGGAAGAAACATCGCCCGCGGCAGAACGAATCCGCGACGCCATAGACCGCATAGGCGACATGCAGAACCCTGACGGCAGTCTGAACATGTGGCCGGGCGACACATGGCGTGCCGACCCGTGGACCACGGTGTACGCCATGGACTTTCTGACGCGTGCTGCGCTGGAGGGACACAACGTGCCCGAACCGGTGCTGGACGGTGCAAGAAAATATCTTACCGCAGTGGCCCGCAGCGGGTCATACGGGGCCTCGCCCGAGGCCATGGCTTACGCCTACAGGGTTCTTGCCCAGTCCGGCGTGCTGCTGACGGCGGACATGCGCTACTTCCACGACAGCTCGCCGCAGCTGGACAGCACCGGCTGGGCCAGTCTCGGCAGAGCCTTTGACCTTGTGGGCGACAGGCCCCGCGCCGCATCAAGCTTTGACCGTGCGGGAGCAGTCATCGCATCGGGCGTACGGCCGCAAAACGCGCAGCCTGCCCCCTACGGTACCGGCAAGCGCAATCTGGCTTTTGCCGTAGCCGCAGCCGCGGAATCAGGCAGAGTGCAACTGGCTGCCGAACTGCTGCAACGCGGCGGCGGATTCGGCCCCGACAACGGCCTCATGCGCACCACCACACAGGAGGCGGGTTGGAAGCTGCTGGCCGTCCACGGTCTGCTTAAGGAGGCTGAACGCACACAGGTCACACTGGACGGACGTCCGGTGACCACCCGCGGCGGTTTCAGCATAATCCGTCTGCCCGAAAGCGCCTTTCTGCAGAGCGGCGGCAGTGCCCCTGCGCTGGGCAACGCGGGCGAAGGCATCGCATGGGTCACCACGGCATTCGACTTTGCCCTTGCCGCGCCGCGCCCCGCTGTGACGCACAAAAGCCTTTCTCTTAAACGGGAATATCTTACATTCGAAGGACAGCCGGTAGACACCGCCACCGTGCGCCGTAACGACAGATTCATCGTGCGGCTTACACTGCGGGCCCTTCAGAGCCAGCACAGACAGATTGTGGTGCAGGACCTGCTGCCGGCAGGTCTGGAAGTGGAAAGCATAATTCCGCAAAACAATGCTGCGCAGCCCTGGCTTAAACCCACGGCAGCATCGCTGCTGCAACGGCAGGACGACCGCGTGGTGGCCGTCTATGACTTTGAACGGCTGCCGTGGAACAACGCCCGCGGCAGGGAACCGCTGGTGGCCGCATACATTGTGCGCGCTGTCACCGCAGGTTCATTCACCATACCGCCGGCAAGCGCGGAAGACATGTACGACCCGCAGTTCGCCGTACGCGGCGAAGCCGGCAGCATGACCATCGCGCCGTAA
- a CDS encoding ATP-binding protein, which yields MGHLAAKDIYRSLAATIDGTPVRTPDSPAFQAMLRALYTPQEAALVSRMPYRPSTAARIAALCGMPPEDLIPQLETLCGKGLVLDIWDGSTYQYMISPIVIGIFEFTMMRTGGNLPLRQWAELFHDYMFGDKAFFEANFGDGQQVSVMRALPYEQVLAGDHVEILDYEKASALVERHSVFSVGLCSCRHEKHHMGQKCRVPMETCTSMGSGAEFLIRNKFARRIDKAEMHDILDRSRDFALTLSTDNVRQDANFICHCCGCCCNLMQGIRETGLGNILVSSTCMAQVQEERCTGCGKCAAACPIDAVTMVPAAQTTPDTRTRRSVQVDTSLCLGCGACALKCPTGAMVLEKRRQRVFHPEDSFERVILQSLERGTLQNLIFDNPNSRTEHFMRHLLGGFLRLSPVKRALMSETLRSRFLTAFRNAAL from the coding sequence ATGGGACATCTGGCAGCCAAAGACATCTACCGTTCACTGGCGGCAACCATAGACGGCACCCCCGTGCGCACGCCCGATTCCCCCGCGTTTCAGGCCATGCTGCGCGCCCTGTATACCCCGCAGGAAGCAGCTCTTGTCAGCCGCATGCCGTACCGCCCCTCCACCGCGGCCCGCATAGCCGCACTCTGCGGCATGCCGCCCGAAGACCTTATCCCGCAGCTTGAAACCCTGTGCGGCAAAGGGCTTGTGCTCGATATCTGGGACGGCAGCACATATCAGTACATGATAAGCCCCATCGTCATCGGCATCTTCGAGTTCACCATGATGCGTACCGGGGGAAACCTTCCGCTCAGGCAGTGGGCAGAACTTTTCCACGACTACATGTTTGGCGACAAAGCCTTTTTCGAAGCAAATTTCGGCGACGGTCAGCAGGTATCCGTCATGCGCGCGCTGCCCTATGAACAGGTGCTTGCCGGCGACCACGTGGAAATACTGGATTATGAAAAAGCCTCTGCGCTGGTGGAACGGCACAGTGTTTTTTCCGTGGGGCTGTGTTCCTGCAGACACGAAAAACATCATATGGGGCAGAAATGCCGCGTGCCCATGGAAACGTGCACTTCCATGGGCAGCGGAGCGGAATTTCTCATCCGCAACAAGTTCGCACGCCGCATAGACAAAGCGGAAATGCACGACATACTGGACAGGTCGCGTGATTTCGCACTCACACTTTCCACCGACAACGTCCGTCAGGACGCCAATTTCATCTGCCACTGCTGCGGCTGCTGCTGCAATCTGATGCAGGGCATACGCGAAACGGGGCTGGGCAACATTCTTGTTTCATCAACCTGCATGGCGCAGGTACAGGAAGAACGCTGCACCGGCTGCGGCAAATGTGCGGCGGCGTGCCCCATAGACGCCGTAACCATGGTACCCGCAGCACAGACTACCCCGGACACCCGCACACGCAGAAGCGTACAGGTGGACACTTCGCTTTGTCTGGGCTGCGGGGCATGCGCCCTGAAATGCCCGACGGGGGCCATGGTGCTGGAAAAGCGCCGGCAGCGGGTCTTTCATCCCGAAGATTCATTCGAACGGGTCATCCTGCAGAGTCTTGAACGCGGAACGCTGCAGAACCTGATATTTGACAACCCCAACAGCCGTACCGAGCACTTCATGCGGCACCTTCTGGGCGGTTTTCTGCGCCTGTCCCCCGTCAAACGCGCTCTGATGAGCGAAACGCTGCGCTCGCGGTTTCTGACGGCATTCCGCAACGCCGCGCTCTGA
- a CDS encoding (Fe-S)-binding protein, producing the protein MPPQQPSAPQTAPDSAPPSPASTASVPDAARMAVQCTECGACVRMCPFLQEHGTPAHMARQLQHSPQTVLNAYACSLCSLCSAVCPEKLDPAQMFMDMRRAAVASGLLDTAPYRRILGYEALGISAAFTLYGLPQGADTVFFPGCTLAGTRPRTVQAAFSYLRTVFPRAGAVLACCSKPSHDLGMQSLFNERFTQLYNRLAQHGIRRVVTACPNCHKVFTTYAQDMEVVSIYEVLARRPAMAAGHDCSAPSCTAALHDPCPLREFPAIHHAARVLAAEAGIDVTELPGTRRRTLCCGEGGAVGAVRPDLAGGWTARRAAAAPQKRIFTYCAGCAGSLSAAGRRTDHLLDLVFYPRRTLAGRMKPARAPFSYLHRLWLKLRWRLLLTRGTDGK; encoded by the coding sequence ATGCCGCCCCAGCAGCCCTCAGCACCGCAGACAGCACCCGACTCCGCCCCGCCGTCCCCGGCCAGCACGGCGTCTGTTCCCGATGCGGCACGCATGGCCGTCCAATGTACAGAATGCGGTGCCTGTGTCAGAATGTGTCCTTTTCTGCAGGAACACGGCACTCCGGCGCACATGGCCCGTCAACTGCAGCACAGCCCGCAGACAGTGCTGAACGCTTATGCATGCAGCCTGTGCTCGCTGTGTTCCGCAGTATGTCCGGAAAAACTCGATCCGGCGCAGATGTTCATGGACATGCGCCGCGCCGCTGTGGCCTCCGGCCTGCTGGACACGGCGCCTTACCGGCGTATTCTGGGCTATGAAGCGCTGGGCATATCTGCGGCTTTCACCCTGTACGGCCTGCCGCAGGGGGCCGACACGGTATTTTTTCCCGGATGCACACTGGCCGGAACCCGCCCGCGCACGGTACAGGCGGCCTTCAGCTATCTGCGCACGGTGTTTCCCCGCGCCGGTGCCGTGCTTGCCTGCTGCAGCAAGCCTTCGCATGATCTGGGTATGCAGAGCCTGTTCAACGAGCGGTTCACTCAGCTGTACAACCGGCTTGCGCAACACGGTATACGGCGGGTGGTCACGGCCTGCCCCAACTGCCACAAGGTATTCACCACATACGCACAGGATATGGAGGTTGTCAGCATATACGAAGTGCTGGCCCGCAGACCTGCCATGGCCGCCGGTCATGACTGCAGCGCACCTTCCTGCACGGCCGCACTGCACGACCCGTGCCCGCTGCGTGAGTTTCCGGCCATTCACCATGCCGCGCGCGTTCTGGCGGCAGAAGCCGGAATAGACGTCACAGAGCTGCCCGGCACACGCCGCCGCACACTGTGCTGCGGCGAGGGCGGTGCCGTAGGCGCGGTGCGCCCCGACCTTGCGGGCGGATGGACCGCACGCCGCGCAGCCGCAGCGCCGCAAAAAAGAATATTCACCTACTGTGCGGGGTGTGCGGGCAGCCTTTCCGCTGCGGGCCGCCGCACCGACCATCTGCTTGATCTTGTTTTTTACCCGCGCCGCACACTGGCCGGTCGCATGAAACCCGCCCGCGCCCCGTTCAGCTATCTGCACAGGCTATGGCTGAAGCTGCGCTGGCGGCTGCTGCTGACCCGCGGAACAGACGGAAAGTAA
- a CDS encoding GNAT family N-acetyltransferase, whose amino-acid sequence MSSDKPHSPEIHIREMSIDDLAPVFHMGERLFTCDLYPFLYRTWDEWEVVGHYNTDPEFCLVAEADGRLAGFIIGTLISKASWTYGYIIWIGVEPEFHGCGIGHRLYDKMVDRMVAEGARYLIADTDPSNGPALRFFSGKGFSSEQDHVILTLNLHHNPQYQQVLKKHGSGSTVAKEHTPTRSKKRRTRTPAEPKTGKTEGVHPRDPAAAGGHGSCGSSKDSA is encoded by the coding sequence ATGTCTTCCGACAAACCCCATTCGCCGGAAATTCACATCCGCGAAATGAGCATTGACGATCTGGCTCCTGTTTTTCACATGGGCGAACGACTGTTCACCTGCGATCTGTATCCTTTTCTGTACCGCACCTGGGATGAGTGGGAAGTGGTGGGGCACTACAACACCGACCCCGAATTCTGTCTTGTGGCCGAAGCCGACGGCCGGCTGGCAGGATTCATCATCGGCACACTGATAAGTAAAGCATCATGGACCTACGGCTACATTATCTGGATAGGCGTCGAGCCGGAATTCCACGGTTGCGGCATCGGCCACCGGCTGTACGACAAAATGGTGGACCGCATGGTGGCTGAAGGTGCGCGCTACCTTATTGCCGATACGGACCCCAGCAACGGCCCCGCACTACGGTTTTTCAGCGGCAAAGGCTTTTCCAGCGAGCAGGACCACGTCATCCTGACACTTAACCTGCATCACAACCCGCAGTACCAGCAGGTGCTTAAAAAGCACGGATCAGGTTCGACCGTGGCAAAGGAACATACTCCGACGCGCTCTAAAAAACGCCGCACCAGAACCCCGGCCGAGCCGAAAACAGGCAAAACAGAAGGCGTTCACCCCCGTGACCCCGCAGCAGCCGGCGGTCACGGCAGCTGCGGCAGCTCAAAAGACAGCGCATAA
- the pbpC gene encoding penicillin-binding protein 1C has protein sequence MCNGNPPETDFPMPLTQHQPPATQHTARTRPALIRPAFIRAAAAVGISLFCTVMLLLVLDAAFPPDLSRYNRRSVLVTDAEGRLLHAFLSPDGMWRLHTTPHDVDSRYLDMLRTYEDKRFGMHPGVDPLAVLRAAAQLAVSGHVVSGASTLSMQAARLLQPRPRTLKAKLTEALRAMQLHWRYGSNGVLSIYLTLAPFGSNIEGVRAASLTYFGKEPRRLTTGEAALLVALPQSPTQLRPDRNPLDARKARDKILGRMHAAGIISGRQHTEARTESIPAVRRQMPALASVLALNMRNAAPRREHIATALSLPVQHATETLCQRHALSMEQGAATAAVVLHRATRQVRAYVGGKNADASRNYLDLPRALRSPGSTLKPFIYGLAFSEHILHPETLISDEAHRFGDFSPRNFRRGYQGAVTVREALRDSLNVPAVSVLYALGPDRLVAALRNAGATLAVEGDATLPIALGGAGTTLLDLTTLYAALADGGTALPPQFVPAVLSAPQQGFRLMDSAAAWQVIDILKDSPRPQGYLSAAAGGRPVAFKTGTSYGYRDAWAVGASPDWVVGVWTGRPDGRPRPGAVGRTAAVPLLLDIFGRLPPDTGPWPSPPAGVLDVRDNRRLPTGLQHFVPGSGTGLPVLAGEPPRILHPQQGATVESLGQQAGEGIALRASGGTAPLRWVVNGLPLPEDQHYWLPDSEGFARLTLVDAAGRSATVQIRIILPQQPALAP, from the coding sequence ATGTGCAACGGTAACCCGCCCGAAACAGACTTTCCCATGCCTCTGACACAGCACCAGCCTCCCGCCACGCAGCACACGGCACGCACCCGCCCGGCGCTCATCCGCCCGGCGTTCATCCGCGCCGCGGCTGCCGTCGGCATATCGCTGTTTTGTACGGTAATGCTGCTACTTGTTCTGGATGCGGCCTTTCCGCCCGACCTCTCGCGCTACAACCGGCGTTCCGTGCTGGTGACCGATGCAGAGGGCAGACTGCTGCACGCTTTTCTCAGTCCCGACGGCATGTGGCGGCTGCACACAACACCGCATGATGTGGACAGCCGGTACCTCGACATGCTCAGAACCTATGAAGACAAACGCTTCGGCATGCATCCGGGGGTGGACCCGCTGGCTGTTCTGCGGGCCGCGGCACAGCTTGCCGTTTCCGGGCATGTGGTATCCGGTGCGTCCACACTGTCCATGCAGGCAGCACGGCTGCTGCAGCCGCGGCCGCGTACACTGAAAGCCAAACTGACCGAAGCCCTGCGCGCCATGCAGCTGCACTGGCGCTACGGCAGCAACGGGGTGCTTTCCATCTATCTCACTCTGGCGCCGTTCGGGTCCAACATTGAAGGGGTGCGGGCCGCCTCGCTGACATATTTCGGTAAAGAACCGCGCAGGCTGACCACGGGAGAAGCAGCGCTGCTTGTGGCACTGCCTCAGTCCCCCACGCAGCTGCGGCCGGACAGAAACCCTCTGGATGCCCGCAAAGCGAGAGATAAGATTCTCGGCCGCATGCACGCCGCAGGCATTATCAGCGGCAGGCAGCACACCGAAGCCCGCACGGAATCCATTCCGGCTGTCCGCAGGCAAATGCCCGCGCTGGCGTCTGTTCTGGCCCTGAACATGCGCAATGCAGCCCCCCGCCGTGAGCACATTGCCACCGCCCTGAGCCTGCCTGTGCAGCACGCAACCGAAACACTGTGCCAGCGTCATGCCCTGAGCATGGAGCAGGGAGCCGCCACCGCAGCCGTGGTGCTGCACCGCGCCACCCGGCAGGTGCGAGCCTATGTGGGCGGCAAAAATGCCGACGCTTCGCGCAATTATCTGGACCTGCCCCGCGCACTGCGTTCACCCGGTTCCACGCTGAAGCCATTCATCTACGGACTGGCTTTCAGTGAACACATTCTGCATCCCGAAACCCTCATCAGTGACGAAGCACACCGGTTCGGCGACTTCAGCCCGCGTAATTTCCGCAGGGGGTATCAGGGCGCTGTAACGGTGCGCGAGGCTCTGCGTGACTCACTGAACGTGCCCGCCGTCAGCGTGCTGTACGCACTGGGCCCCGACAGACTGGTTGCGGCGCTGCGTAACGCCGGTGCAACGCTGGCCGTGGAAGGCGATGCCACACTGCCCATAGCGCTGGGCGGTGCCGGCACCACTCTGCTGGACCTCACAACCCTGTATGCAGCACTGGCAGACGGCGGCACAGCGCTGCCGCCGCAGTTTGTTCCCGCCGTCCTGTCCGCCCCGCAGCAGGGATTCCGGCTGATGGACAGCGCTGCGGCATGGCAGGTCATTGATATTCTGAAAGACTCGCCGAGGCCGCAGGGCTATCTGTCAGCCGCGGCCGGCGGCAGACCTGTCGCCTTCAAAACGGGCACGTCATACGGATACCGCGACGCGTGGGCCGTGGGTGCTTCTCCTGACTGGGTGGTGGGGGTGTGGACAGGCAGGCCCGACGGCAGACCCCGCCCCGGCGCAGTGGGGCGCACCGCCGCTGTACCGCTGCTGCTTGATATTTTCGGCAGGTTGCCGCCGGATACTGGCCCGTGGCCTTCTCCCCCGGCAGGGGTGCTGGATGTGCGCGACAACCGCAGGCTGCCTACGGGGCTGCAGCACTTTGTGCCGGGCAGCGGCACGGGCCTGCCTGTACTGGCCGGCGAGCCTCCGCGCATACTGCACCCGCAGCAGGGAGCCACTGTGGAATCACTGGGGCAGCAGGCAGGAGAAGGCATAGCTCTGCGCGCATCGGGCGGCACCGCCCCGCTGCGCTGGGTTGTCAACGGACTGCCCCTGCCCGAAGACCAGCATTACTGGCTGCCGGACAGTGAAGGCTTTGCCCGGCTGACGCTGGTCGATGCGGCAGGACGCAGCGCCACAGTGCAGATCCGCATCATTCTGCCGCAGCAGCCGGCACTCGCCCCGTAA